A DNA window from Takifugu flavidus isolate HTHZ2018 chromosome 15, ASM371156v2, whole genome shotgun sequence contains the following coding sequences:
- the LOC130538711 gene encoding heat shock factor protein 4-like isoform X1: MKETVDQTNYVHLRGERTHHTSQILQFKSIQHMFLFFHCNILSFYRSKMQTLGVSLNEKFPTKLWRLINDSKINTIIWNHQGDGIIVNGNLIENEFLSSNGFKTSKFSSFTRQLNLYGFRKSQRLNRDNIHHYFHPNFQRNQPELLPLLRRCVPKSRTGVNLDLRKKDLNERWRDHHNLDDTRDNAKDATPHNGASLLSLLPSGVDFLYHTLNANRESAVSTVQVPAQQSREREELQVSLPRQLPNLIPEAEVRSPASKPLHDIVPGDWIMVKDLSNRKRKGWKGPHQVLQASHTSVMIAEGATWLDTSQFKSLLNNSSSSTDSEAHFNGAYCCY, translated from the exons ATGAAAGAAACAGTTGATCAAACAAATTATGTGCACCTAAGAGGTGAGAGAACACACCACACAAGTCAAATCTTGCAGTTTAAATCTATACAGcatatgtttcttttctttcattgcaacattttatctttttacagatcaaaaatgcaaacactgggaGTTTCACTGAATGAAAAATTCCCTACAAAGTTGTGGCGATTGATCAATGACAGCAAAATTAATACCATCATCTGGAACCACCAAGGAGACGGAATCATCGTCAATGGGAATTTAATAGAAAATGAGTTCTTGTCTTCAAATGGCTTCAAAACCTCCAAATTCTCAAGTTTTACACGACAGCTAAATTTGTATGGCTTCAGGAAGTCCCAGCGTTTAAATAGAGACAACATTCATCATTATTTCCACCCCAACTTCCAAAGAAACCAACCAgaacttcttccccttctgaggAGATGTGTTCCGAAATCGAGAACCGGTGTGAACCTTGACCTCAGAAAGAAAGATCTgaatgagaggtggagggaccaTCACAATCTGGATGACACACGCGATAATGCCAAAGATGCAACTCCGCACAATGGTGCATCACTGTTGTCATTACTACCTTCTGGAGTTGACTTTTTGTACCACACATTAAATGCAAACAGGGAATCTGCGGTGAGCACAGTCCAGGTTCCAGCTCAACAGTCCAGGGAAAGGGAAGAATTGCAGGTGTCGTTACCAAGGCAACTCCCAAACCTAATTCCAGAG GCAGAGGTCCGATCGCCTGCATCCAAACCGCTGCATGACATTGTGCCAGGTGACTGGATCATGGTGAAGGATCTGagcaacaggaaaaggaaaggcTGGAAGGGTCCACACCAGGTGCTACAAGCTTCTCACACAAGTGTGATGATCGCTGAAGGAGCAACGTGGTTGGATACCAGCCAATTTAAGAGCTTGCTGAATAATAGTTCTTCAAGTACAGACAGTGAAGCACATTTTAACGGAGCCTACTGTTGTTATTAG
- the LOC130538711 gene encoding heat shock factor protein 4-like isoform X2 gives MQTLGVSLNEKFPTKLWRLINDSKINTIIWNHQGDGIIVNGNLIENEFLSSNGFKTSKFSSFTRQLNLYGFRKSQRLNRDNIHHYFHPNFQRNQPELLPLLRRCVPKSRTGVNLDLRKKDLNERWRDHHNLDDTRDNAKDATPHNGASLLSLLPSGVDFLYHTLNANRESAVSTVQVPAQQSREREELQVSLPRQLPNLIPEAEVRSPASKPLHDIVPGDWIMVKDLSNRKRKGWKGPHQVLQASHTSVMIAEGATWLDTSQFKSLLNNSSSSTDSEAHFNGAYCCY, from the exons atgcaaacactgggaGTTTCACTGAATGAAAAATTCCCTACAAAGTTGTGGCGATTGATCAATGACAGCAAAATTAATACCATCATCTGGAACCACCAAGGAGACGGAATCATCGTCAATGGGAATTTAATAGAAAATGAGTTCTTGTCTTCAAATGGCTTCAAAACCTCCAAATTCTCAAGTTTTACACGACAGCTAAATTTGTATGGCTTCAGGAAGTCCCAGCGTTTAAATAGAGACAACATTCATCATTATTTCCACCCCAACTTCCAAAGAAACCAACCAgaacttcttccccttctgaggAGATGTGTTCCGAAATCGAGAACCGGTGTGAACCTTGACCTCAGAAAGAAAGATCTgaatgagaggtggagggaccaTCACAATCTGGATGACACACGCGATAATGCCAAAGATGCAACTCCGCACAATGGTGCATCACTGTTGTCATTACTACCTTCTGGAGTTGACTTTTTGTACCACACATTAAATGCAAACAGGGAATCTGCGGTGAGCACAGTCCAGGTTCCAGCTCAACAGTCCAGGGAAAGGGAAGAATTGCAGGTGTCGTTACCAAGGCAACTCCCAAACCTAATTCCAGAG GCAGAGGTCCGATCGCCTGCATCCAAACCGCTGCATGACATTGTGCCAGGTGACTGGATCATGGTGAAGGATCTGagcaacaggaaaaggaaaggcTGGAAGGGTCCACACCAGGTGCTACAAGCTTCTCACACAAGTGTGATGATCGCTGAAGGAGCAACGTGGTTGGATACCAGCCAATTTAAGAGCTTGCTGAATAATAGTTCTTCAAGTACAGACAGTGAAGCACATTTTAACGGAGCCTACTGTTGTTATTAG
- the selenop2 gene encoding selenoprotein Pb isoform X1, which translates to MSAHSLLWLQATLIGLLWASHVQGFNHTTRICKPAPHWEINGEAPMQRLLGRVAVVALLKATUHFCLVQASRIGGLRKKLIQSNMTEVSYMIVNEQDPHSRAMFWELKRRAPPDVPVYQQSAFQSDVWETLDGDKDDFLIYDRCGQLTFHVGLPYSFLNYVYVEAAIRATYQGNICNCSTQSVNTATVPYYPQANSTSLHDTGRGRNETAQVGADDPQVTPAPVRLHHHHHPHHHHRHDHPHQDGSSKPCTPTPEPKMAA; encoded by the exons ATGTCGGCTCACTCGTTGCTATGGCTACAGGCGACTCTTATTGGCCTGCTGTGGGCCTCACATGTGCAGGGGTTCAATCACACCACCAGGATCTGCAAACCTGCCCCCCACTGGGAGATCAACGGTGAGGCACCGATGCAAAGGCTTCTGGGAAGGGTGGCGGTGGTGGCGCTGCTGAAGGCCACCTGACACTTCTGTCTCGTTCAGGCCAGCAG GATCGGAGGCCTGCGTAAAAAGCTGATTCAGAGCAACATGACAGAGGTGTCGTACATGATCGTGAATGAGCAAGACCCTCATTCCAGAGCCATGTTCTGGGAGCTGAAGAGGAGAGCGCCCCCTGATGTCCCAGTATACCAGCAGTCTGCTTTTCAAAGTGATGTGTGGGAGACTCTGGACGGGGACAAAGACGACTTCCTGATCTATGACAG gtGTGGTCAGCTGACCTTCCACGTAGGTCTACCCTACAGTTTTCTGAACTACGTCTATGTAGAGGCTGCAATCAGAGCAACATATCAAGGCAACATCTGCAACTGCTCT ACGCAGTCAGTAAATACAGCCACAGTGCCGTATTATCCACAGGCAAACTCGACATCTCTACACGACACcgggagagggagaaatgagACGGCACAGGTGGGGGCTGATGATCCTCAGGTGACCCCGGCACCAGTccgcctccaccaccaccaccatcctcatcaccatcatcgccaTGACCACCCCCACCAGGACGGTTCCTCAAAGCCTTGTACACCAACCCCAGAGCCTAAGATGGCAGCTTAG
- the selenop2 gene encoding selenoprotein Pb isoform X2, translating into MSAHSLLWLQATLIGLLWASHVQGFNHTTRICKPAPHWEINGEAPMQRLLGRVAVVALLKATUHFCLVQASRIGGLRKKLIQSNMTEVSYMIVNEQDPHSRAMFWELKRRAPPDVPVYQQSAFQSDVWETLDGDKDDFLIYDRCGQLTFHVGLPYSFLNYVYVEAAIRATYQGNICNCSANSTSLHDTGRGRNETAQVGADDPQVTPAPVRLHHHHHPHHHHRHDHPHQDGSSKPCTPTPEPKMAA; encoded by the exons ATGTCGGCTCACTCGTTGCTATGGCTACAGGCGACTCTTATTGGCCTGCTGTGGGCCTCACATGTGCAGGGGTTCAATCACACCACCAGGATCTGCAAACCTGCCCCCCACTGGGAGATCAACGGTGAGGCACCGATGCAAAGGCTTCTGGGAAGGGTGGCGGTGGTGGCGCTGCTGAAGGCCACCTGACACTTCTGTCTCGTTCAGGCCAGCAG GATCGGAGGCCTGCGTAAAAAGCTGATTCAGAGCAACATGACAGAGGTGTCGTACATGATCGTGAATGAGCAAGACCCTCATTCCAGAGCCATGTTCTGGGAGCTGAAGAGGAGAGCGCCCCCTGATGTCCCAGTATACCAGCAGTCTGCTTTTCAAAGTGATGTGTGGGAGACTCTGGACGGGGACAAAGACGACTTCCTGATCTATGACAG gtGTGGTCAGCTGACCTTCCACGTAGGTCTACCCTACAGTTTTCTGAACTACGTCTATGTAGAGGCTGCAATCAGAGCAACATATCAAGGCAACATCTGCAACTGCTCT GCAAACTCGACATCTCTACACGACACcgggagagggagaaatgagACGGCACAGGTGGGGGCTGATGATCCTCAGGTGACCCCGGCACCAGTccgcctccaccaccaccaccatcctcatcaccatcatcgccaTGACCACCCCCACCAGGACGGTTCCTCAAAGCCTTGTACACCAACCCCAGAGCCTAAGATGGCAGCTTAG
- the si:ch73-382f3.1 gene encoding uncharacterized protein si:ch73-382f3.1 isoform X2 produces the protein MRRPSVSETEHPLTDHFEQSQFEEIARSSAGGKKLKPNAIPTMFSFGEPPYPAITSPYILLPMKSEPVEKELSFGDHGYARRIPLPGLDNKDGDRADDDQQTCTQCQILKKQLEKEMQHTARLQKEAEEMKKRLYRLDRIEKGLQNFLFEDQIRALSLTKRSRRAVWSPETILKAQKIRSAVGTKGYEYLRELGYPLPSYRTLCNRLETKIMVTTDMSCEMLAELGLGLMATCSSPTDGVRDNDEEELMGVLS, from the exons ATGAGACGTCCATCAGTCTCGGAGACAGAACATCCCTTGACT GACCATTTTGAACAGAGTCAGTTTGAGGAGATCGCTAGATCTTCAGCTGGGGGGAAGAAGCTGAAGCCAAATGCCATTCCTACCATGTTCAGCTTTGGAGAGCCTCCCTACCCAGCCATCACCTCACCCTACATATTGCTTCCCATGAAGTCTGAACCAG TCGAGAAGGAGCTGAGCTTCGGGGACCACGGCTATGCCAGACGCATCCCTCTGCCTGGCCTGGACAACAAGGACGGCGACAGAGCGGATGATGATCAGCAGACCTGCACACAGTGCCAGAttctgaagaagcagctggagaaagagaTGCAGCACACTGcgaggctgcagaaggag gcggaggagatgaagaagcgTCTTTATCGTCTCGACCGGATCGAGAAGGGTCTCCAGAATTTCCTCTTCGAGGACCAGATCCGCGCCTTGTCCCTCACAAAACGCTCCCGCCGTGCCGTATGGTCGCCAGAGACCATCCTGAAGGCTCAAAAAATCCGTTCAGCAGTAGGAACTAAAGGCTATGAGTACTTGAGAGAGCTGGGATACCCTCTGCCCTCCTACCGGACTCTGTGCAACCGCCTGGAGACTAAGATCATGGTGACGACAGACATGAGCTGCGAGATGCTGGCGGAGCTGGGCCTGGGGCTTATGGCCACCTGTAGCAGCCCGACAGATGGCGTCAGGGACAACGATGAGGAGGAACTGATGGGCGTTCTCTCCTGA
- the si:ch73-382f3.1 gene encoding THAP domain-containing protein 1 isoform X1 — protein MGGCSAPNCSNSTNTGKQLFRFPKDPVRKKKWVVNSRRDFEPTPHSRLCEDHFEQSQFEEIARSSAGGKKLKPNAIPTMFSFGEPPYPAITSPYILLPMKSEPVEKELSFGDHGYARRIPLPGLDNKDGDRADDDQQTCTQCQILKKQLEKEMQHTARLQKEAEEMKKRLYRLDRIEKGLQNFLFEDQIRALSLTKRSRRAVWSPETILKAQKIRSAVGTKGYEYLRELGYPLPSYRTLCNRLETKIMVTTDMSCEMLAELGLGLMATCSSPTDGVRDNDEEELMGVLS, from the exons ATGGGCGGCTGTTCCGCTCCAAACTGTTCGAATTCCACCAACACCGGTAAGCAGCTGTTCAGGTTCCCCAAAGACCCCGTCCGTAAGAAGAAATGGGTGGTGAACTCTCGACGCGACTTCGAGCCAACTCCTCACTCCAGACTGTGTGAG GACCATTTTGAACAGAGTCAGTTTGAGGAGATCGCTAGATCTTCAGCTGGGGGGAAGAAGCTGAAGCCAAATGCCATTCCTACCATGTTCAGCTTTGGAGAGCCTCCCTACCCAGCCATCACCTCACCCTACATATTGCTTCCCATGAAGTCTGAACCAG TCGAGAAGGAGCTGAGCTTCGGGGACCACGGCTATGCCAGACGCATCCCTCTGCCTGGCCTGGACAACAAGGACGGCGACAGAGCGGATGATGATCAGCAGACCTGCACACAGTGCCAGAttctgaagaagcagctggagaaagagaTGCAGCACACTGcgaggctgcagaaggag gcggaggagatgaagaagcgTCTTTATCGTCTCGACCGGATCGAGAAGGGTCTCCAGAATTTCCTCTTCGAGGACCAGATCCGCGCCTTGTCCCTCACAAAACGCTCCCGCCGTGCCGTATGGTCGCCAGAGACCATCCTGAAGGCTCAAAAAATCCGTTCAGCAGTAGGAACTAAAGGCTATGAGTACTTGAGAGAGCTGGGATACCCTCTGCCCTCCTACCGGACTCTGTGCAACCGCCTGGAGACTAAGATCATGGTGACGACAGACATGAGCTGCGAGATGCTGGCGGAGCTGGGCCTGGGGCTTATGGCCACCTGTAGCAGCCCGACAGATGGCGTCAGGGACAACGATGAGGAGGAACTGATGGGCGTTCTCTCCTGA
- the toe1 gene encoding target of EGR1 protein 1, producing the protein MTSSLVVPVIDVQSDNFKELWPALLLGIKSSSFIALDTELSGLGNRKSLLAESIEDRYKAICHAARSRSILSLGIACYKKLEQKASDTYLVQVYNLTLLCSEEYIIEPQSVQFLVQHGFDFNKQYSIGIPYFKGNNKGGSDDRGVHIRALFTELLRAKKPLVLHNGLIDMAFLYQSFYAHLPERLATFTADLSEMFPAGIYDTKYVCEFELRLTASYLEYAYKKCKLETSRSVALDQKVTRVHVEFCQYAAHMSDYVDYRVCPEVSSTAGETDLCQQFSAFGWCPNGSQCPLSHDTDLIILQDEKGLKDKRRKRKRQREKKADGNKAAEDSMFDAAPGNKVAHMMDETTEDDRQKPETLHGSDGESRRNVGESNGDEDKTSLVTPAESKSDDGRAERASKVVNTGTHRAGFDAFMTGYIFAYTCTLDKKAEEQPEGEESWLPTCLNKVYLSGKAAPLNVVKSTFARSSKAHVQKMEMVWGQRV; encoded by the exons ATGACGTCTTCTCTTGTAGTTCCAGTAATTGACGTCCAAAGTGACAATTTCAAAGAGCTTTGGCCTGCTTTGCTTCTGGGCATCAAGTCATCTTCCTTCATTGCATTGGACACG GAGCTTAGTGGTcttggaaacaggaagtctctACTGGCCGA GTCCATAGAGGACCGATACAAGGCCATTTGCCATGCTGCTCGCTCCCGCTCCATCCTTTCTCTTGGAATTGCATGTTACAagaagctggagcagaag GCTTCAGATACATACCTGGTCCAGGTGTATAATCTGACGTTGCTGTGTTCTGAGGAGTACATCATAGAGCCCCAGTCTGTCCAGTTTCTGGTACAACATGGGTTTGATTTTAACAAGCAGTACTCCATCGGAATCCCGTACTTCAAGGGCAACAATAAG GGAGGTTCAGATGACAGAGGGGTCCACATCCGGGCTTTGTTCACGGAACTGCTACGGGCCAAGAAACCCCTGGTTCTCCATAACGGCCTCATTGATATGGCCTTCCTTTACCAG AGCTTTTATGCCCATCTACCTGAGCGTTTGGCAACGTTCACAGCTGACCTGTCTGAGATGTTTCCTGCTGGGATCTATGACACCAAATATGTGTGCGAATTTGAGCTGCGCCTCACTGCCTCTTATCTGGAGTACGCATATAAGAAATG TAAGCTGGAAACCAGCCGGAGTGTGGCGTTGGACCAGAAGGTGACACGCGTGCACGTCGAGTTCTGTCAGTACGCCGCTCACATGTCCGACTACGTGGATTACAGGGTCTGTCCTGAGGTGTCCTCCACTGCTGGAGAGACAGACCTCTGCCAGCAATTCTCT GCATTTGGCTGGTGTCCAAATGGCAGCCAGTGTCCTTTATCACATGACACCGACCTGATCATCCTGCAAGACGAGAAAGGTTTGAAggacaagagaagaaaaaggaaacgaCAGCGAGAGAAAAAGGCAGACGGAAACAAAGCCGCAGAGGACTCCATGTTTGATGCCGCCCCCGGAAACAAAGTAGCCCATATGATGGATGAAACGACAGAAGATGACCGGCAAAAGCCTGAGACGCTCCATGGAAGTGATGGAGAAAGCAGGCGGAACGTGGGAGAGAGCAATGGAGATGAAGATAAAACCAGCTTAGTTACACCTGCAGAAAGCAAAAGTGATGATGGCCGAGCGGAACGAGCCTCAAAGGTGGTCAACACGGGGACCCACCGGGCAGGGTTCGATGCCTTCATGACGGGATACATATTCGCTTACACGTGTACACTTGACAAGAAGGCCGAGGAGCAGCCCGAGGGGGAGGAGTCGTGGCTTCCCACCTGTCTCAACAAGGTTTACCTCAGCGGTAAAGCGGCCCCTCTCAACGTGGTCAAGAGCACCTTTGCCAGATCATCCAAGGCTCATGTGCAGAAGATGGAGATGGTGTGGGGACAGAGAGTATAG